The following are from one region of the Aquirufa lenticrescens genome:
- a CDS encoding efflux RND transporter periplasmic adaptor subunit, whose product MKKICLLISLITVFSACSSKKKEVAVVTNDVIPVSVISLQQESITRPIQASGVFTTEDETYLGFKIGGVIQHVFVKEGDAVKAGQLIASLNLTEIKAQVQQAQIMLEKAQRDHARAKNLYRDSVATLEQFQNAKTGLEIAQQAYNAGAFNQSYAEIRAVKSGFVLKKLANDGQVVGPGTPVVLLNGANKGNWVLKVGLSDRDWAATQAGDPAEITLDAAEGKTFNASVLAKSEGVDPVTGTLWVSLRISGAPTAQLAAGLFGKAKIRPRKQIKSWVIPYDAILDGNATEGYVFITKDGKTAEKVKIQISSIDHGKVFVSAGLEDAKSLITSGNAYLDAGSAIKIVR is encoded by the coding sequence ATGAAAAAGATCTGCCTACTTATTTCCCTTATCACGGTATTTTCCGCTTGCTCTTCGAAGAAGAAAGAAGTGGCTGTGGTGACCAACGATGTCATTCCAGTTTCCGTGATTTCCTTGCAACAAGAATCTATCACCCGCCCCATCCAGGCTTCTGGCGTCTTCACGACGGAAGATGAGACCTATTTAGGTTTCAAAATAGGCGGCGTGATTCAGCACGTGTTTGTCAAAGAAGGCGATGCTGTAAAAGCGGGTCAACTAATCGCCAGCCTAAACCTGACCGAAATCAAGGCGCAGGTGCAGCAAGCCCAAATCATGCTCGAAAAAGCGCAACGCGATCACGCGAGAGCGAAGAACTTGTACCGCGATAGCGTGGCGACTTTGGAGCAATTCCAAAATGCCAAAACGGGCCTCGAAATCGCACAACAAGCCTATAATGCGGGTGCGTTTAACCAGAGTTATGCCGAAATCAGAGCCGTAAAATCGGGTTTTGTGTTGAAGAAATTAGCGAATGATGGCCAGGTCGTGGGACCCGGAACACCAGTCGTTTTATTGAACGGAGCAAACAAGGGTAATTGGGTGTTGAAAGTGGGTTTGAGCGACCGCGACTGGGCGGCGACGCAGGCGGGAGATCCGGCGGAGATTACGCTGGATGCGGCTGAAGGAAAGACTTTTAACGCGTCTGTTTTAGCCAAATCCGAGGGAGTGGATCCGGTGACGGGGACGCTTTGGGTTAGTTTACGCATCAGTGGTGCGCCGACAGCGCAGCTGGCGGCGGGGCTTTTTGGGAAAGCGAAAATTCGTCCGCGGAAACAGATTAAATCCTGGGTGATTCCATACGATGCGATTTTGGATGGAAATGCGACGGAGGGTTATGTGTTCATCACGAAAGACGGTAAAACCGCAGAGAAAGTGAAGATCCAGATCTCGAGTATTGACCACGGGAAGGTATTTGTTTCTGCAGGTTTGGAAGATGCAAAATCACTCATCACGAGCGGAAATGCCTATTTAGACGCAGGTTCAGCCATTAAAATCGTCCGCTAA
- a CDS encoding efflux RND transporter permease subunit, which produces MKIANYAVKNYQFTLTMFLMVVVVGIVTIMTMPRAEDPDMNAPQFPIIAVYPGTSPDDMEELVVKPVEKRLYELENVRKINTTISDGLAVFAVYYKYGVNVDEKYSEVVRELNSIKGELPKEVIKLEAQKATPSGTNVLQMALISNNASLDQLKITAERLQEDLEKVTALKKVTISGLPESQVKIDLNIEKMAQMQVSPERVLQAIQSEIANIPGGSIVENSKSFNILTSGNYQNIEEIKNTIVFSYQGKNVLLTDVAKVYFDYAPENHITRLNQNRCLFVTAAQKSGENIAKTQAAYEPVIAQFKKTLPKNIDLVVNFDQAENVNTRLSGLLKDFIIAILLVALTLLPLGLRAASIVMISIPLSLAIGIILLNIMGYSLNQLSIVGLVVALGLLVDDSIVVVENIERWMREGHSRLDATLKATNQIGMAVLGCTVTLIIAFLPLVFLPEASGEFIRSLPMAVIFCIVASLVVSLTVVPFLSSRILKSHQGNPEGNLFMRVLKKLISGSYSRLLDWAIIRPKTTLLIALVIFVASLRLFPVVGFSLFPASEKPQFMVNIFSPLQSNMAYTDSVSKLIESDLRKLPEVKYVSANVGKGNPRIYYNAIPLNDRTDYGNLFVQLQDDLGADEKINLIEKLRTKYTNYPAATIEVKNFEQGPPVVAPVEVRILGDNVDTLRQIASRVETMLKNTKGTIYVKNPLKNLKSDIKFDINKEKASMLGIPTVSIDRMIRLVVAGFDLGKMTDKEGKEYAIVVSKPHPKHPSLEVFDNLYVNNVQGTAIPLSQVASVRLQTSPVSISHLNKNRLVSVSSFVEKGFLNNEVIAETEKSLAKIALPAGYHFEMGGEVESKNESFSGFGTIILVTIFFFVAVLILEFGTFKSTLIVLSVIPLGIVGALLALWFTGTPLSFVATVGLIALAGIEVKNTILLVDFTNQLRAEGMPMEQAIREAGEVRFLPIILTTLTAIGGLIPIAISTNPLISPLAIVMIGGLISSTLLSRIVTPVVYKLIPPAI; this is translated from the coding sequence ATGAAGATAGCTAACTACGCGGTAAAGAATTACCAATTTACGCTCACGATGTTTTTGATGGTCGTGGTCGTGGGGATTGTCACGATTATGACGATGCCCCGGGCAGAAGATCCGGATATGAATGCCCCTCAATTCCCTATTATCGCTGTTTACCCGGGAACGAGTCCGGACGATATGGAGGAGCTGGTGGTGAAGCCGGTCGAGAAAAGATTATACGAACTGGAAAATGTACGCAAGATCAACACGACGATTAGTGATGGCCTAGCGGTTTTCGCGGTCTATTATAAATACGGCGTGAACGTGGACGAGAAATACTCCGAGGTTGTTCGCGAATTGAACAGTATCAAGGGGGAATTACCTAAAGAGGTCATCAAACTCGAGGCTCAAAAAGCCACTCCATCGGGCACGAACGTGTTGCAGATGGCGCTGATTTCGAACAATGCGTCTCTGGACCAACTGAAAATCACGGCTGAACGTCTTCAAGAGGATCTGGAGAAAGTCACTGCCTTGAAGAAAGTGACGATTTCTGGCTTGCCAGAATCACAAGTGAAGATCGATTTGAACATCGAAAAGATGGCCCAAATGCAGGTCTCGCCAGAACGTGTTTTACAAGCAATCCAAAGCGAAATCGCGAACATTCCCGGCGGAAGTATCGTGGAAAATTCGAAGTCCTTTAATATCCTCACGTCCGGTAATTACCAGAACATTGAGGAGATTAAAAACACGATTGTGTTCTCGTATCAAGGGAAAAACGTGCTGTTAACGGATGTGGCCAAAGTCTATTTTGACTACGCCCCCGAAAATCACATCACCCGCTTGAACCAAAATCGCTGCCTATTCGTGACGGCCGCCCAAAAATCCGGCGAAAACATCGCGAAAACCCAGGCCGCTTACGAACCGGTGATCGCCCAATTCAAGAAAACCTTACCGAAGAACATCGACTTAGTCGTGAATTTCGACCAAGCCGAAAACGTCAACACCCGCCTCAGTGGCCTATTGAAAGACTTTATTATCGCCATTTTATTAGTGGCATTAACATTATTGCCGCTCGGTTTACGCGCCGCTTCCATCGTGATGATTTCGATCCCGCTATCCTTAGCGATCGGAATTATCCTCTTGAACATCATGGGCTACAGCCTGAACCAGCTGAGTATTGTGGGTTTAGTCGTTGCACTGGGACTTCTAGTGGATGACAGCATCGTGGTGGTGGAGAATATTGAGCGCTGGATGCGCGAGGGACACAGCCGATTAGACGCAACTTTAAAGGCAACGAATCAGATAGGAATGGCGGTTTTGGGTTGCACGGTGACCTTGATTATTGCCTTTTTACCTTTGGTATTTTTACCGGAAGCGTCTGGCGAATTCATCCGCAGTCTTCCGATGGCGGTGATTTTCTGTATCGTTGCTTCATTGGTCGTTTCGTTGACGGTAGTTCCGTTTTTATCGAGCCGCATTCTGAAATCCCATCAGGGAAATCCAGAAGGAAATTTATTCATGCGGGTGTTGAAAAAGCTGATTTCGGGGTCTTATTCTCGTTTGCTAGATTGGGCAATTATTCGTCCTAAAACGACTTTGCTGATCGCCCTTGTCATCTTTGTGGCTTCGTTGCGACTCTTCCCAGTCGTAGGATTTAGCCTTTTCCCGGCGTCGGAAAAACCACAGTTTATGGTCAATATTTTCAGCCCCTTGCAGTCGAATATGGCCTACACGGATTCGGTTTCCAAACTGATCGAAAGCGATCTGCGCAAGCTGCCCGAGGTAAAATATGTCTCTGCAAACGTGGGCAAAGGAAATCCACGTATCTATTATAATGCGATTCCTTTGAATGACAGAACCGATTACGGAAACTTGTTCGTCCAACTGCAGGATGACTTAGGTGCTGACGAGAAAATCAACCTAATCGAGAAATTACGCACGAAATACACGAACTATCCTGCCGCGACCATCGAGGTGAAAAACTTCGAGCAAGGGCCGCCGGTTGTGGCCCCTGTGGAGGTCCGTATTTTAGGGGATAACGTAGATACGTTGCGCCAAATCGCCAGCCGCGTCGAAACAATGCTAAAGAATACGAAAGGCACGATATACGTGAAAAACCCGTTGAAAAACCTGAAATCGGACATCAAATTCGATATCAACAAGGAAAAAGCCAGCATGCTAGGGATTCCTACGGTGAGCATCGACCGGATGATTCGCTTGGTGGTGGCCGGTTTTGATTTGGGCAAAATGACGGACAAAGAGGGTAAGGAATATGCGATTGTGGTTTCGAAGCCGCATCCAAAACACCCGAGTCTGGAGGTATTCGATAACCTGTATGTGAATAATGTGCAGGGAACGGCAATTCCGCTAAGTCAGGTGGCTTCGGTCAGATTGCAAACTTCCCCCGTCAGCATTAGTCACTTGAATAAGAATCGTTTGGTGTCTGTGAGTTCATTTGTGGAGAAAGGATTTTTGAACAACGAGGTGATCGCGGAGACTGAAAAGAGTCTCGCGAAGATCGCCTTGCCTGCTGGATACCACTTCGAAATGGGTGGTGAAGTGGAGAGTAAAAACGAGAGTTTCAGTGGTTTTGGGACGATCATATTAGTGACGATCTTCTTCTTTGTCGCAGTGTTAATTCTCGAGTTTGGAACGTTCAAGAGTACCTTGATTGTACTTTCTGTGATTCCATTAGGAATCGTGGGAGCCCTTTTAGCGCTGTGGTTTACGGGAACCCCGCTTTCCTTTGTGGCGACGGTGGGACTAATTGCTCTCGCCGGTATTGAGGTGAAAAATACCATCTTGTTGGTGGATTTCACGAACCAGCTACGCGCAGAAGGTATGCCGATGGAACAAGCCATCCGCGAGGCCGGCGAAGTGCGTTTCTTACCGATTATTTTAACTACGTTAACGGCGATCGGCGGTCTAATTCCCATCGCCATTTCCACGAATCCCCTTATTTCACCACTCGCGATCGTGATGATCGGTGGACTGATTAGCTCCACCCTCCTCTCCCGCATCGTGACCCCGGTAGTTTACAAATTAATCCCTCCAGCGATATGA
- a CDS encoding lactonase family protein: MTLSTILLLPQLIIGSYTSKGNPGIEVFNWDAKTGAATKSYSLTVPQASYQAISGDYLFSVSEEGDGKASVSSFQMRNGKYEAINTEFSLKGDHPCHLTYREKSKTIYTANYTGGSVSVFQTANGRLKPLAQYIAYTGSSVNKDRQNSAHAHMVALSPDQNTLFVTDLGSDKIYAHAILADGRLAEGRAEIALTSGNGPRHIRFNAKGDRAYLLNELSSDVDVFAVKGSQLNKIQSIPADTSATKVKGSADIHISPNGKWLMSSNRISSNQVVVFKIEADGQLTRVFHQNVAKIPRNFTFDPSGNFVLVASQEEDRVQVFHFDDKTGSLKDSHQDILAKSPVSLLIR, translated from the coding sequence ATGACTTTGAGCACGATTTTGCTGCTTCCGCAACTGATTATAGGTTCGTATACGTCCAAAGGTAATCCCGGCATCGAGGTGTTCAATTGGGATGCGAAGACAGGAGCAGCCACAAAATCCTATTCCCTAACCGTACCTCAGGCTTCCTACCAAGCCATTTCGGGGGATTACCTTTTTTCTGTCTCAGAAGAGGGCGACGGCAAGGCGAGCGTTTCCTCTTTCCAAATGCGCAACGGAAAATACGAGGCCATCAATACCGAATTTAGTCTGAAGGGCGACCACCCCTGCCATCTGACCTACCGGGAAAAATCGAAGACGATTTACACAGCGAACTATACAGGCGGAAGTGTGAGCGTGTTTCAAACGGCAAATGGCAGACTGAAGCCATTAGCCCAATACATCGCTTACACAGGTTCCAGCGTTAATAAGGACCGCCAAAACAGCGCCCACGCCCACATGGTCGCTCTTTCTCCTGATCAAAATACGTTATTTGTGACGGATTTGGGCTCGGATAAGATCTATGCGCATGCGATTTTAGCGGATGGACGCCTCGCGGAGGGTCGCGCAGAAATCGCCCTCACCTCCGGCAACGGACCTCGCCACATTCGTTTCAATGCGAAAGGCGATCGTGCTTATTTATTGAACGAGTTGAGTTCGGATGTGGATGTGTTTGCCGTGAAAGGCTCGCAATTGAATAAAATCCAAAGCATTCCCGCTGACACATCGGCCACAAAAGTGAAAGGCTCCGCAGACATCCATATTTCGCCGAACGGCAAATGGCTGATGTCCTCTAACCGAATCTCAAGCAATCAAGTCGTGGTATTTAAGATTGAAGCAGACGGACAATTAACACGTGTATTTCACCAAAACGTAGCCAAAATCCCCCGCAATTTCACCTTCGATCCATCAGGCAATTTTGTGTTAGTAGCGAGTCAAGAGGAAGACCGCGTGCAGGTGTTTCACTTCGACGACAAAACTGGATCACTAAAAGACAGCCACCAAGATATTTTGGCCAAATCCCCCGTTAGCTTGCTAATTCGCTAA